Proteins from a genomic interval of Zingiber officinale cultivar Zhangliang chromosome 1B, Zo_v1.1, whole genome shotgun sequence:
- the LOC122048279 gene encoding trihelix transcription factor ASIL2-like, translated as MERKEGGPYRPPNPALPYREDCWSEGETSALVDAWGDRYLDLNRGNLRQKHWQEVADAVNSRRGAAGRRPPRTDVQCKNRIDTLKKKYKIEKGRIASGSVAAVSQWPFFSRLDTLIGSSVAAVPTAHSVKKRALSPPLALALPYHRKGAPLPVATSLLPFDWKEKRPTAAALAVDDSIFWRAAAAAAAAEEDDDEEEEEAEEDVGSPSGSSERRCKRALEREGNEIRELARAIERFSDIYENVEVAKQQQMMEMEKQRMEFDKELEFQRMQMFVDLQVQLAKIKRTK; from the coding sequence ATGGAGAGGAAGGAAGGGGGGCCGTATCGGCCGCCGAACCCGGCCTTGCCCTACCGGGAGGATTGCTGGAGCGAGGGGGAGACGTCGGCGTTGGTGGACGCCTGGGGCGACCGCTACCTCGACCTCAACCGCGGCAACCTCCGCCAGAAGCACTGGCAGGAGGTCGCCGATGCTGTCAACTCCCGCCGCGGAGCCGCCGGACGCCGCCCGCCTCGCACCGACGTCCAGTGCAAGAACCGCATCGATACCCTCAAGAAAAAGTACAAGATCGAGAAGGGAAGGATCGCATCCGGCTCGGTTGCGGCCGTCAGCCAGTGGCCTTTCTTCTCACGTCTTGATACCCTCATCGGATCGTCCGTCGCCGCCGTCCCCACTGCACACTCGGTGAAGAAGCGCGCTTTGTCGCCCCCTCTTGCTTTGGCGCTCCCATACCACCGAAAGGGCGCGCCTTTGCCTGTCGCGACATCCTTACTGCCGTTTGATTGGAAGGAAAAACGCCCAACAGCCGCCGCCCTTGCTGTCGATGACTCAATCTTCTggcgggcggcggcggcggcggcagcggcAGAGgaggatgatgatgaggaggaagaggaagcggAGGAGGATGTTGGGTCGCCATCCGGGTCTTCAGAAAGAAGATGCAAGAGGGCTTTGGAGAGGGAGGGAAACGAGATCCGTGAGCTTGCTAGGGCGATAGAGAGATTTTCTGATATATACGAGAATGTTGAGGTGGCGAAGCAGCAGCAGATGATGGAAATGGAGAAGCAGAGAATGGAGTTCGACAAGGAGCTAGAGTTCCAGAGGATGCAGATGTTTGTGGATTTACAAGTTCAGCTGGCCAAGATTAAGCGCACCAAGTGA